Part of the Methanobacterium paludis genome is shown below.
ATCAGTATCTGTAGTATGAGTATTGACGGTAAATATTCAATGCTGTATATCAGTAATATGATTGGTTTTGCTAGAAGCATTGTTCCAACTGCAATTGGAAGAGATATCATTGTTAAATATTTGAAAGATTTTTTGTATGAAAATTTGAGCGAATCTTTTGATGAAACAAAGAAACTTGAAAATACAGGGAAAACTGCAGAAGAGAATACTCCTGGAAGGAACAATAAGGCTACCATTAGATTATATGATGCACTGTACCATCCTACGATAACATTACCTTTCATAGCTGAAAGCATTACTGTATCCACTTTAAAAGCAATTACTGAAAATATTGATATTACAGATAAAGGGATTGCTAACATTATTGTGGGTTTCCAGAAACTTAGGTCTATCTTCATTTTAGGTAGAGAATATTTCCATGCATAGATGATTAGACAGTAAACTAAAAGAATGAATCCTGTAACTAGATAGATGGATGCAAAGGCTATTATTCCTAACGCATAAAATATAACAAATAAAATTCCTGCAAATGAAAATATGCTATTTATAATATTTCCTAAGGCCTGATACTCCATATCTTCGTGGGCTTGAAATATCGAGAAGAATACTCCAGAAATTGCTCCAAATAAATAGGAAAGTGTTATAATGTAAATAACATTACTAACAAGTGGAGGATAACCCATTATAAAAACAGTTAATCCTATAAGTCCAAATGTTAAAAAGGTTAAGATTACTCTTAGTACCGCAGTATTAGTTAGATATTTATTTGCTAATGCTGTATCTCGTGAAACTTCTCTTATTGTTAATGTACTCAAACCCATGTCTGTAAAAACAGCAAAAATGCCTGTAAGTGCAAGCGCGGTTGATAAAATTCCAAACCCATCTGCACCTAAATATCGTGCTGTGTACATCGTACCAAAAAATCCTAAGATATAACTCAAAATTTGAGATATAAATAATACAGTAGTGTTTTTGGCGATTTTACGTACGGTACTCATAGTTTACATCCTTTAAGGAGTAATTTTATGTTGATAACTGCTTTTTTCTATAATATGTTTAATTATAAGTTACTGTTTTTAATGTTCGTAAATATAATTAGAAATTTAAGATTAGTATCCTAGATACGCATTATTTAGCTTTTACTCCACCAGCAAACCATCGAACAGTTTCCCTTAATTCATCTTTAAACTTATCTTCCGGTTCAAATCCAAAGGATTTAGCCTTTGAAACATCTGCAAGTGAATGTTTTATATCTCCCGTCCTTGGATCTTCATAAACAGGTTCAACTTCAGTTTCCATAACCTCGTTTATAACCTTGACAAGTTCATTAATGGTTGTTTTCTTGCCGTGGCCTATGTTAAAAATACCAGTCTTGTTGGACTCACATACTTTGATATTGGCATCAACAACGTTTTTTATGTATATGAAGTCCCTGCTCTGCTCCCCATCGCTGTAGATAACTGGTCTTTCACCTTTTAATATTTTGTCTATGAAGTTGGGTATTGCGGCGGCGTACTGGGAGTTAGGGTCCTGTCTCTGTCCGAAAACATTGAAGTATCTTAAAGCTGCTGTTTGCAGGCCGTATAAATCTGTAAAGGTGTTGCAGTAGAGTTCTCCTGTTGCCTTGGTGACAGCGTATGGTGACATTGGTTTTAGGGGTTCATCTTCTTTGAGTGGCATGTTCTGTGAATCACCGTAAACTGCAGATGATGAGGCTAAAACAACTTTTTTAACATCAGTATCCTTTGCAGCCACAAGAACCTTCAAAGTACCTGTAATATTGATTCTGTTGCATTTTACAGGGTCTTCAACACTTTTAGGAACACTTGCCATTGCTGCTTCATGGAATATATAATCTTTATCATCGAATATTGATTTAAGGTTTAATTCCGTTATATCTCCTTTTATAAAGTCGATGTTCTCCGTTTCAAGATGTTTGATGTTATCAAGTTTTCCAGCGGACATGTCGTCGATTATTGTGACTTCATTATTCTCAATTAAACCTTCTGTGATGTGTGATCCTATGAATCCCAGACCACCTGTTACAACTACCTTTTTGTCCTTCATTCTACTTTTCTCCACTTTATTGCAAGTTTATAAAGATTTTAAATATAAATATTTTTAATAAATAACCAATTACAAATGAATCTTTTTTTATAATTAATTCTATTTATAAAATAATTCTGTTTATAATAGTTGAATAAGTAATTAATTTTGGATATAATTTTGAATAAGTAATTTAACTAACTTTTATTTTATAATTAACTCTTTCAGATTATTTAAAATGGTTTATAAATTAACCTTAGAATTAATAAAATTTTTAATAAATTTTTTTAATAAAAATCCATGATAATTTTAATCTGAATTAATTGAATTTAATTGAGTTCACCATTATGATAGATGCCTATTTTATAAAAATTTAATCAATTATCATATAATCCTTAATAAATAACATGAAAATGTTTCTTAAACAATTAAAAAATAATTAAGAAACATTTACTGGCAGATCGAGAGATCTGTAAACATTTTTTTCATCTGGAAGTTTGTAAAGGAAGAAATCCAGCTTATTGATGCCTGTTTGAGATGCGGTGAATTCGTAGGGTATTTCTATTTTTTCATTGTTTTGCAGGGTTATATTTTTCTCGAATACACTGTTGTTGTTGTTTTTAACGACAACTTGATAAAAAGTATTTTTATATTCATGGTTTACTATGCCTATCGTTAAATTACTTGTTTCACCAATATTCATGCTGGTTGAGTAGTTTCCTGCCTTCCCATTTTCTCCAAGTATGTAGAATTCTGTGAATGTTTCATTTGGTGCTGGGTTAACTATGATGTAAATGGTTGCTGAAACTGCTATAATAATTATAATGGCTAGTAATATTGAAACAATTTTATCCAATTTCATAATGAACACCTATAGGTTATATTCCTTAAATTTTATTCCTCAAATTTTTACTTTAATGTTTTAAAACATAATTTTTATAAAGATAGATTATACTTTGGAAATTATAAAGTGGACTGTTCTTTTTATGAATTATCTTAATTTTGTTGATTGTAATCTAATTAAAATATACTTTATCGTTATTTCTCAAAATAAATTTTCCTGAAATGGTTCTTACATTTCTCCCGAAAACTTTATATAACAAAATATAATACTTAATGTTAGCGGAAGAAGGTTTCCGTATTCCGATAATATTAAAATCTAAAATTATTGAGATTAAAAAAAAACGGCTACATTATTAATACTAAATATTTTATCTTAATTTATTTTATCTTAATTTAAAAAGATGAAAGTAAAAACATTTATATATTTAGCTGACAATGGTTTTATCATGATTATTCATGCTAATGTTTTGTATACCTTGATAAGTTACATACTGGCTATAGGTTCTGCAGTAATTGTTGGGTTAATTTTAAGACTCCCCCTGCTTCCTGAGAAGCCTATGAGACAATCTTGGACTATAAGCGTAATTTTTCCAACGGCAGTACTTGCATTGGGCTTTACAGCCATGGTATTCGGACTTGGATACGAGGGAACAGGATACCATGGAATGTACATAGGAATTGCAGTGGGAGTGCTCACAGCACTATTTTCTAAATTCCTCTTGGAAAAAATCACCCCAAAACCTCAATCGGAGGAAGCACATGAATGAATTAATTGGAATCGCAATTGCAGCTGTACTTTCATGGATCAACTTCGTACTCATAGACACCTGGATGGGTCTGCCAGAATCTCCAGGTGTTAAAGGAGCAGAAGCAATAGGTAGATCTGTTAAAAAAAGAGGTGGAGATCTCGCAGGAGGTTTTTTCCAGGGAAACATCGTATGTTCTCCTGATGCATCTGCAGGAACATTGTTGGCATCCATAGCATGCTATGCTATAGGGACCCCTGAAGGAGGATTTATAGCTGTTGCACTCGTATACTTTGGTAACAGGATATGTGCAGACCCAGGATATGCAGGTACAACCGGTGCACTTAGTATAACTTGTATAATTGCAGCAACATCTTTAATTGGATTAACACCTGCTGAATTTGTAGTGGGAATGTTAATTGCAATAGTTACAATCCAGGGACTGTACCATCAGACAGCTTCAAAATTGCTTGGGAAAATTGCTAAGAAAATGGGAAGGTACACCGATATTACCTGAAGATACATGTAAATATAGTAAATACAGATTAACTAAAAAATATTCCTTATGCAACCTAATGCAAATATAAACGTAACGTTAACTTAAAGTTAACTTAATACAAACATAACCTAAACTAACTAAGCTTATGTACGCGTAAGCCAAAATATCGCATATTTTGTTGTATTAATGGTGAACATAAAATTAGAAAAATTTCACATAAATCTGATAAAAGGTAGATAATCATGTTGATCGAGATCGTAGGCATCATAATTTTGCTGATGGCCATAAGAACTCTCTTTGCACGAGGTAGGGCTGAAAGAATGCTTTATTTAAATGCAA
Proteins encoded:
- a CDS encoding flippase produces the protein MSTVRKIAKNTTVLFISQILSYILGFFGTMYTARYLGADGFGILSTALALTGIFAVFTDMGLSTLTIREVSRDTALANKYLTNTAVLRVILTFLTFGLIGLTVFIMGYPPLVSNVIYIITLSYLFGAISGVFFSIFQAHEDMEYQALGNIINSIFSFAGILFVIFYALGIIAFASIYLVTGFILLVYCLIIYAWKYSLPKMKIDLSFWKPTIMLAIPLSVISIFSVIAFKVDTVMLSAMKGNVIVGWYSASYNLMVALLFLPGVFSSAVFPVFSSFFVSSKDSLKFSYKKSFKYLTMISLPIAVGTMLLAKPIILLIYSIEYLPSILILQILIWTIPITFLNYVFGSMIPAMNRQNLLLKITFVSMVLNIALNLVLIPKFSYIGASVVTLITEFSIFILCFYTLSRSFCKISYNEVLTKPILASIIMGLFIYFTKLNLFVEIIIGAVIYFVAMILLKGFSEEDKDIFRQLIKRKKVE
- a CDS encoding SDR family oxidoreductase, with the protein product MKDKKVVVTGGLGFIGSHITEGLIENNEVTIIDDMSAGKLDNIKHLETENIDFIKGDITELNLKSIFDDKDYIFHEAAMASVPKSVEDPVKCNRINITGTLKVLVAAKDTDVKKVVLASSSAVYGDSQNMPLKEDEPLKPMSPYAVTKATGELYCNTFTDLYGLQTAALRYFNVFGQRQDPNSQYAAAIPNFIDKILKGERPVIYSDGEQSRDFIYIKNVVDANIKVCESNKTGIFNIGHGKKTTINELVKVINEVMETEVEPVYEDPRTGDIKHSLADVSKAKSFGFEPEDKFKDELRETVRWFAGGVKAK
- a CDS encoding DUF1616 domain-containing protein; this encodes MKLDKIVSILLAIIIIIAVSATIYIIVNPAPNETFTEFYILGENGKAGNYSTSMNIGETSNLTIGIVNHEYKNTFYQVVVKNNNNSVFEKNITLQNNEKIEIPYEFTASQTGINKLDFFLYKLPDEKNVYRSLDLPVNVS
- a CDS encoding energy-converting hydrogenase A subunit A EhaA, with amino-acid sequence MIIHANVLYTLISYILAIGSAVIVGLILRLPLLPEKPMRQSWTISVIFPTAVLALGFTAMVFGLGYEGTGYHGMYIGIAVGVLTALFSKFLLEKITPKPQSEEAHE